A genome region from Ctenopharyngodon idella isolate HZGC_01 chromosome 5, HZGC01, whole genome shotgun sequence includes the following:
- the slc25a35 gene encoding solute carrier family 25 member 35 translates to MDFVLSGVAACGACFFTNPLEVVKTRMQLQGELKSRGTYQVYYRNVFHAFYTIGKIDGLAGLQKGLVPGLVYQFFMNGIRLGSYAIIESLGYIHTDGRVSAAKSTVSGAIAGVVGAVMGSPIYLVKTHLQSQSTSSIAVGHQYKHKGMMHALLAIHKQHGILGLWRGASAAVPRVSVGSAAQLSTFSASKELVTDLQVFSEGSWLIALSAGMISSVVVVLAMTPFDVVSTRLYNQPVNHLGKGVLYRGFLDCFSKTLKKEGMTGLYKGLGASYFRLGPHTILSLLFWNELRTLYHSNC, encoded by the exons ATGGATTTCGTTCTCAGCGGCGTCGCTGCGTGTGGCGCTTGCTTTTTTACAAACCCTCTGGAGGTTGTCAAAACTCGAATGCAATTGCAAGGAGAGCTAAAAAGCCGAGGAACCTACCAGGTGTATTACAGGAATGTATTTCACGCCTTTTACACGATAGGCAAAATAGACGGACTGGCTGGTCTTCAGAAAGGTTTGGTCCCCGGGTTGGTTTATCAGTTTTTCATGAATGGGATCCGTTTGGGGTCCTACGCCATCATCGAGTCCTTGGGCTACATTCACACGGACGGAAGGGTCAGCGCTGCAAAGAGCACAGTGTCCGGGGCCATTGCCGGTGTGGTGGGCGCTGTAATGGGCAGCCCTATTTACCTG GTAAAGACACATCTCCAGAGTCAGTCTACTTCCTCTATTGCAGTTGGACACCAGTATAAGCACAAG GGCATGATGCATGCTCTATTGGCCATCCACAAACAGCACGGAATTCTGGGTTTGTGGAGGGGGGCAAGCGCAGCGGTCCCAAGGGTCAGTGTGGGGTCAGCTGCTCAGCTCTCTACTTTCTCTGCCTCTAAAGAGCTGGTCACTGACCTACAG GTGTTCTCTGAGGGCAGCTGGTTAATAGCGCTGAGTGCTGGTATGATCAGCAGTGTAGTAGTTGTATTAGCtatgactccttttgatgtggTCAGCACTCGACTCTACAACCAGCCTGTGAATCATCTTGGCAAG GGTGTATTGTACAGAGGTTTCTTGGACTGTTTCTCTAAGACACTGAAGAAGGAAGGAATGACTGGTTTGTATAAAGGACTCGGAGCCTCCTACTTCCGCCTCGGACCTCATACCATCCTTTCTCTGCTTTTCTGGAATGAGCTGCGCACTTTGTACCATAGCAACTGCTAG
- the rangrf gene encoding ran guanine nucleotide release factor, producing MARNLFGGALSAVIPFNAQDISELRQIPDNQEVFAHSQTDQSIIIELLEYQSQVQDAEAARYHFEDVAASNKAVENGSWEVREVKQLSQSELSMQECNSAWLLSGAQLVSKFNEEAKNTVNIYLCLFRLQQYTTDILVTFNDPVCINPLSSSAIGNVAAIPWTLQDFQGVLQSFCILDPGVFG from the exons ATGGCTCGGAATCTGTTTGGCGGTGCTTTATCAGCTGTTATTCCCTTCAATGCCCAGGATATTAG TGAACTGAGGCAGATCCCTGATAATCAAGAAGTGTTCGCTCACTCTCAGACAGATCAGAGTATCATCATTGAATTGCTGGAGTACCAAAGCCAAGTGCAGGATGCTGAAGCAGCCAG GTATCACTTTGAGGACGTGGCTGCCAGTAACAAGGCGGTAGAGAATGGCTCTTGGGAGGTCAGAGAGGTAAAGCAGCTCTCCCAGTCTGAGCTGTCAATGCAGGAATGCAACTCTGCCTGGCTGCTGTCTGGAGCTCAGCTGGTCTCTAAATTCAATGAGGAG gcaAAGAACACTGTGAACATTTACCTATGCTTGTTCCGCTTGCAGCAGTACACTACTGACATCTTAGTGACGTTCAACGACCCTGTTTGTATCAA TCCCCTCAGCAGCAGTGCCATTGGAAATGTGGCAGCTATACCCTGGACACTACAGGACTTCCAGGGTGTTCTGCAGTCCTTCTGCATACTTGACCCTGGAGTGTTTGGGTAG
- the tmem141 gene encoding transmembrane protein 141 has translation MVNLGLTKVDDAVVAKHPGLQQYAACQSYAFMKGTASFILGTTGLFFAQRALQKRIPYPLQWNLLVSIVSSSVFSYSVTRWETMKCSDLWLYLETGNVPDRNSPKEEPQTPATPADPKVTRYGDVIE, from the exons ATGGTCAACCTTGGTCTCACTAAAGTTGATGATGCAGTTGTAGCAAAGCACCCG GGTTTGCAGCAGTACGCCGCCTGTCAGTCTTACGCCTTTATGAAAGGCACTGCAAGCTTCATACTGG GCACAACGGGTTTATTCTTTGCACAGAGAGCACTTCAGAAAAGAATCCCATATCCCCTTCAGTGGAACCTTCTAGTATCTATTG TTTCCTCCTCAGTATTCAGCTATTCAGTAACTCGCTGGGAAACCATGAAATGCTCAGACTTGTGGTTATATCTTGAGACAGGAAATGTTCCTGACAGAAACTCTCCTA AGGAAGAACCACAAACTCCTGCAACACCTGCAGATCCCAAAGTCACAAGATACGGGGACGTGATAGAATGA